A genomic segment from Tessaracoccus defluvii encodes:
- a CDS encoding IS1634 family transposase: MFVRTSTRRNRDGTAVSYLQLVHNEWDPAAKSSKMKVVYNFGRADQVDRAGIERLIGSLTRVLGSEAMLPGAGTPGLEFTQSRPLGGAYVLNGLWDRLGLAKTLRGLLGATRRDPVTERVLFALVANRALAPSSKLAATSWVNHDVHLPGLVEVSDDACYRAMDWLLEVEATLAKDVYHQVADLLNLEVDLLFFDTTSTYFVTETADDPVWRDHSGRPLQPAPDATADRTADGEVAPPAGGVKQAGFRTWGKSKDHRDDLPQVVVGMAVTRDGIPVRCWCWPGNTSDSALIRQVKDDLRDWSLARVVCVADRGFTSAENRRYLQRGAGGYILGEKLRSGTGEADAALARPGRYQEVAGNLRVKEVKISDHERFVVCHNPEAAERDATVRTHLVEHLRGLIAESDKLTDTKRAELRGVISTKPGLNRYLRVTPGGLLRVDAKAIAAEAKLDGKYLLRSNDPTLTAEDIAVGYKQLLEVERGWRDMKQILDLRPVYHRLEDRIRAHIILCWLALLLIRIIETTCGDTWTNLRAELQRLHVGTFTGSAGTYQQTTQPTPTQQRILDQLKLAPPPRILDLTPTT, translated from the coding sequence CGAGTGGGACCCGGCGGCGAAGTCGTCGAAGATGAAGGTGGTGTACAACTTCGGCCGCGCCGACCAGGTCGACCGTGCGGGGATCGAACGTCTGATCGGATCGTTGACGCGCGTGCTGGGCTCCGAAGCGATGCTGCCCGGTGCGGGGACCCCGGGGTTGGAGTTCACGCAGTCCCGACCATTGGGTGGCGCGTACGTGTTGAACGGTCTATGGGATCGGCTCGGGTTGGCCAAGACCCTGCGAGGCCTGCTGGGCGCCACCCGTCGGGACCCGGTCACCGAACGGGTGTTGTTCGCCCTGGTCGCGAACCGGGCGTTGGCGCCCTCCTCGAAGCTGGCCGCCACGAGTTGGGTGAACCACGACGTGCACCTGCCCGGCCTGGTGGAGGTGTCCGACGACGCGTGTTACCGGGCGATGGACTGGCTGCTGGAGGTGGAGGCCACCCTCGCCAAGGACGTGTACCACCAGGTGGCGGACCTGTTGAACCTGGAGGTCGACCTGTTGTTCTTCGACACCACCTCGACGTACTTCGTCACCGAGACCGCTGACGATCCCGTGTGGCGCGACCACAGCGGCCGCCCCCTCCAACCCGCCCCCGACGCCACCGCTGACCGAACCGCTGACGGCGAGGTGGCGCCGCCGGCTGGTGGGGTGAAGCAGGCCGGGTTCCGGACGTGGGGCAAGTCGAAGGACCACCGCGACGACCTGCCCCAGGTGGTGGTCGGGATGGCGGTCACCCGGGACGGGATCCCGGTGAGGTGCTGGTGCTGGCCGGGCAACACCTCCGACTCGGCCCTGATCCGCCAGGTCAAGGACGACCTGCGGGACTGGAGCCTGGCCCGGGTGGTGTGTGTCGCTGACCGCGGGTTCACCTCGGCGGAGAACCGCCGCTACCTGCAACGCGGCGCCGGCGGCTACATCCTGGGCGAGAAGCTCCGCTCCGGCACCGGTGAAGCCGACGCCGCCCTCGCCCGGCCGGGGCGTTACCAGGAGGTTGCCGGGAACCTGCGGGTCAAGGAAGTCAAGATCAGCGACCACGAGCGGTTCGTGGTGTGCCACAACCCCGAAGCGGCCGAACGTGACGCCACCGTGCGCACCCATCTGGTGGAGCACCTGCGTGGGCTGATCGCCGAGTCCGACAAGCTCACCGACACCAAACGGGCCGAACTCCGCGGGGTGATCAGCACCAAACCCGGCCTGAACCGGTACCTGCGCGTCACCCCCGGCGGCCTCCTGCGCGTCGACGCCAAAGCGATCGCCGCCGAAGCCAAGCTGGACGGCAAGTACCTGCTCCGCTCCAACGACCCGACCCTGACCGCCGAAGACATCGCCGTCGGCTACAAGCAACTCCTCGAGGTCGAACGCGGCTGGCGGGACATGAAACAGATCCTCGACCTCCGCCCGGTGTACCACCGACTGGAGGACCGGATCCGCGCCCACATCATCTTGTGCTGGCTCGCGCTGCTGCTGATCCGGATCATCGAAACCACCTGCGGCGACACCTGGACCAACCTCCGCGCCGAACTGCAACGACTCCACGTCGGCACCTTCACCGGCAGCGCCGGCACCTACCAACAGACCACACAGCCCACCCCCACCCAACAACGGATCCTGGACCAGCTGAAACTCGCCCCACCACCGCGGATCCTCGACCTCACCCCCACCACCTGA